The Aneurinibacillus migulanus genome contains the following window.
TCAGCATCCGGCTGTGCTTCTTGCTCCAGTTTATGAATAATCCGTTCTGCACCAAAATAAAGGGCATATCGTTTCGCATCGGCAACATCATCCTCATGGGTCAAAAAAATATAGCGTACCCCTCCCATTTCTTCTAGCTTTTTCGCAAAAGCAGGTACATATCGCGGCGCATCGATAAGCCAATTGCCGTCCGGATGCATAAGAAAGTAACTGCTTGCTCCAAACGATTTGCGTGAGGTATAACCACAGTAGTATACTCGTTCAGTCAACTGAAGAGGAAACGCATCCATCGCTTCTGATATATCACTTTTATCATCGCTTCCAATGGCACCCGTTGGACAGGCTAGCAGAGCATAAAGTGCCCGTCTCTGCTCTTCCTTTCTCTTTGGCTGGCGGGTCACTGCCGAGTAACGGCCTACTTCTGCAAATATATCCGGCGCAAGCTGACGACATGTATCGCAGTTAATACAAGCCGCATTGACATAAAAATCACCTGCTACATTCGACTTAAGGCGTTCGACTCTGTTCATTGTGCGTTCCCTTCCTTTCCGTTTGGCTCCTCTATTCGACCGGAACATGGACCAGCACTCCATATCACCTTATGACTTTCTTCGAGTTTATACGCGAAAATCCTTTAAAAAGCCGAGCTTTTGACGACGGAGTAAAAGATAAAACCGTCCGACTATAAAACCGGACGGTTTTATACTTATTCTTTTTCAAAGTCTCCCGCCTTCAGCTCCATGAGCATTTCTCTGTTTACTTGATGCTCGGCGTGGTTGGTTACGATACGGATCGCCTGCTGACGAATCGCTTTCTCGATCATATTTCTTACAAAACGTGCGTTGCTAAAATAATCGCTTCCATCCTCTCTCTCACCTGTTAATTGTTTGCGTACTAGTTGGCGAGCTTCAGGCGATAAATAGTACACCTGATCTTTGCACATTGTATCCGCAATATCGAGCAGTTGCTGGATCGTGTAGTCGGGAAAGTCAAGTTTAATTGGAAATCTGGACGGCAGGCCTGGGTTGGATGCGAGAAACGAGTCCATTTCTTCGTTATACCCGGCCAAAATTACAATCAATTGCTTGCGGTCATCTTCCAGGCTTTTAATCAATGTATCGATACATTCTTTGCCGAAATCCTTTTCCCCACCTCGTACAAGTGAATAAGCCTCATCAATAAATAAAACGCCGCCTAGCGCTTTTTTAATAATATCCCTTGTCTTAGATGCGGTATGACCGATATATTCGCCAACTAAATCAGCGCGCTCCACTTCCACAAGATGCCCTTTCTCCAGTACCCCCATATCTTTAAATAATTTGCCGAGAATGCGGGCCACTGTCGTCTTGCCCGTACCTGGATTGCCGCGGAACACCATATGAAACATATGCGGCGCATTACGCAGACCCTGCTCTTCTCTAAGTCTACGGATCGTTAGAAATGCGTAGATTTCATAGACAAGCTTCTTGACTTCGTCAAGCCCAACCAGGTTCTCCAATTCTTTTAACGCCCCGGACTCCCGTTCAAGCGACTTCTCCATGCGCGAACTAATAATCTGTTCACGGCTCTGTGGTCTGGGATCCTCGTTTCGAAACACTACTTTAATCTGATTGCCGGTGGTAGTCTGACCCGTCGCCTTCATTCTCTCACCCCGAATCGCTTCAGCGTTTCGTTCTCCTTCCTAACGGCCTTTCATTCTTTCATTTTTATTACTGTATGTATCAAATCGGAAAATTAGGAGTCAAAGAAGCGGCAGGGTACAAAAATACGCCTGTTCTTGTCCCTGGGAAAAACGTATCACACAACAAGCGCTAATAGAGAATATACAGATTTATTTTATTTACCTGTAAACAGTTTGTAAACATTACCATGTTCTTTGCTCGGAATTATATGTTACTATGTGAAATGTTACGGCAACTTGCCGAATTTTTTTACAACAGGAGTGACAACATGAAGAAAATCATTGCAGCATCCGTACTGTGTACATCTTTGCTAGGAGCCAGCTTCTCGGTAACACACGCGGCAAATGAATGCCCTACGCCGAAGACTATTACGTTCGCTTCCCAAAATGGTAACTTGAAGCAGGCTGACCTGCAAAACTGGGTAAATCAGTATTTGAAGAAATGCCAGCAAGCGGGAATCAAGCCTAATCTTCAGCAAATTCAGAAGCCTGTAGAAGAACAACAAAAACCAGCACCTAAACCAGCGCAAAAACCAGCTCCTACTCAAGCTCAAGCACCTGTAGAAAGCAAACCGACAACGGAAGGTTTAACAGCAGATGAAAAACAGATGTTTGACCTTGTCAATCAGGAACGCGCACAGCAGGGCCTCGCTCCGCTGAAGGTTAACATGGAACTTCAAAAACTCGCTCGCCTGAAAGCAAAAGATATGATTGATAAAAACTACTTTAGTCACCAATCACCAACGTATGGCTCTCCGTTTGATATGATGAAGCGTTACGGCGTGCAATACCGTACAGCAGGTGAAAACATTGCGGGCAATTCCTCCGTACAGGGAGCACATACGTCTCTCATGAATTCTGATGGTCACCGTAAAAACATTCTGAATTCTGCTTTTACTGAAGTAGGAATCGGCATTGTAGATGGCGGACCGTATGGAAAAATGTTCGTGCAAATGTTTAAAGGATAAGAATTAAGATGGAGGAAAAGCCAGGCTCAGTACGAGCTTGGCTTTTTTTCGTTAGTAAAATTATGTCCAAGAAACCTGCAGGCTATACGAGCAAGGGAGTAAGTCCAAAGGCAATGATCGTCACAGTAATAAAACGCATAATAATTCCAATAATAGCGGCTGTTAACGCTTCCCGTGCAGTTACGTCCGAATTAACAGACCAGATGGCTGGAATTTGACCGAGCACATCAGAGAGAGGAAGTCCGGATGCCGCCAGCACGAACGCACCAACGACCAGCCGAGGATCGATGCTTGCAGCAATTTCTTGCAGTTGTCCCATCGCCAACGTAGGCGATGCCATAATCGCTGTAATTCCTGTTCCCGGATGAACGCCAACAAAACCGAGAAATCCGGATAACGACTGTTCGAACGGTTTCCATACGCCTATGTAATCCAGCAAACCGATTAAACTGTAAATAACGGCAATCGCCGGAATCACGAGCAGGAACAGCAATTCAGCTCCTTCACGGGCCCCCTGGAAAATGGTCTGAAATGGCGGCGTTTTGGGTGTAAAGCTAGGCAAATCCTTCAGCGCCACCGCTCTTGTATTTCTATATATCGTCCTGCTGAGCACGAATGGTACGATTACCAAAGGAGCAAACACTGCACAGAGTACAACAGGGAAAGCATTAATACCTGCCAACGACAGCGCAATGAGGCCAAGCATAAAACAGGAGAACGATTGTTGGGATTGTACCATGGTCGCAATGGCAATACATTGCTCGTCCCGTGTGGCGCCAGCCTGTTTCATAATTGGGCCTCCAATGCGCCCAGCGGCGTTAATGTCACCGAGAATATTGTAGACACCCGGAATAACGACTGCAGGATTGATTTTCATCCTGTTCGCTAACGGAACAAATAGACGGATGAGCGCATCGGTAAACCCCATCCTTTCCAACGCACGTCCAACCATAACGCTAAGTATAATCGATACGCCTACATTTCCCATCAAAAATATATCGACAACAATCGGCTTCACTTTGTCCAGCATACTGGTAAACGCATTGCCGATGATTTCGGGACTAATAATGAAGATAATCCCTAGTAGCGCGACCGACAACAATCCAATGCGATTACTTCCTCCTGCCCGCTTTCCTGCTTCTTCTGCACCCGTTGACAAATCGACAATTTCATGCAATTGTTCCGCTGGCTTGGACATGCGATTTCCTCCTTTAATTCATCACATGGAATGTATGTGGGTTTATACAGGAATCTTCTTGACGAGGTACGAGAGCGCCATCTGCTTGCCATACGTACGGATTGCGGTGCACCCTGCCGCATGGAGTGGCATCGACACGACCCGTTCCCGGAATACGACGACCTCAACTTCGGGAAGCAGGCTATCCAATGCATAAGCAAGCGGCAATCCGTTTTCGAAAATCTCCAATGCATGTGAATTGCCGAACAGCATATTCAAACCAAGTTCCCTAGCTGTCTGAATTAACGGGTGGCCCGGACGCATCCGGCTAATAGAAGCAATAATCGTATCCGTATGAGGAAACAGGTGTACTGCCTGACGAAGATGCTCGGCAGTGAACCCCGTATGGGGAAAAATATGCAGAATATGATGCACAGGGCTTTTTCTGTCTCCAAGCACGATTTGCGCCCGGGTGGCATGACCGCTTTCTTTCAGCAAAGGAGAATCGTAAACCAGTTGTTCGCCCTTCAGCAGCTTGTCCTCCTGTTCATAACCCATATAATCAGACAAACGCCGTAAAATATCTCCCATCGTCTTTACTTCCGGTAATGCAGTACCCGCGTACAGTACATTTCCTTCCAGACCAGCAAAATGCGTATTTACATGATGCACCTCATGTCCATGAAGCGTAGGAATGCCAGGATGAAGTCCATGAAATGCTTCATGCAATTCCAGCGCCGCAATGCCATATAAGTCAAGGTAATGCTTCAATGTTACACCTCCTGAACTGGCTGCATCCGCAAGCGGATGGTGCGCAATAATTGCGTCCACCTCCATTGCCTGCGCCAGCTCAATATCCTGCTCTGACATCGTCATCGCTACCGCTAGTCGACGCACCGGCCAATCTGGATCTCCATACACCAGTCCTGGTGTCTCAATGACTTCCTTGCCGGGAATGCCGGACGATTTCATGACTACAAATGGATGTCTTCCCATCGTGACATCTTCGGGGCGGCGCTGCACCCGTCCCCCGGTGATATCGTCTAACGCTTTTACAATGTCTCGTACTGTCGCCATGTTCTTTCCTCCTTCTTACTATTTAGCAAATAAAAAAACAGCCGCCAGTATCCGCACGTTCATCTTCGTGCGCAGAAATACTGACGGCTGTCCTGCTCTCGGTTTCGAGTTCATTCGGCCCGTCTATAAATATACTTCTACATCCTCTTCCAAAATAATGACAGTCGCTGCAAGTTCTGTATGCGGATCATAATCTTTAAAAATCGATACGATGGAGAATCCGAACGTTGCGGTGAAATGCTTACGCAGATGCTGCTTGAATTCATCGATAAGCATAACGTCCAGAGTTCGGGTCAACTCTCTATTCTTCCCATCGATTGTCCGCATCGCATATACGCGCTTATGTAGCGTAGTGAATACGATTTTGTTACCAATGCAGTCAACCTGCTGCTTGCGTACGCCAGCATCAAACAGGCGCTTATTTACCTGATTGTATTCACGGCTTAACGCTTGCTTCAAATCTCCCATCGATTTTTCCGTCCGATTCATAAGCAACTCCGTTTTGCAGCATTTTGGTTTCTCTTATCATACCTTAACAGCATTTTAATAGTCAATATATTTTATATTTTTAGATTATTTTACATATAAAAAGAGACAGGCGGTTTCGCCTGTCTCCATTTCTGCAGCTATTTGATTCGGATCGTAAATGAAATTTTCGTGTTAGGATAAGGCTTATGATTGTTGCGCACCAGTTCAACCGCAAACGAGTGAGGACCAGACGTCAGGTTCGGCACCTCAAGCGTATTATTATACACCCGGGTTAGCTTATTATCTACCCATACATTCACGTATCCTTCACCTGGCTCTATTTCGGACTGTCCCTCCGGCGCATACATAAAGTTTCGCGTCAAAAACGTTAAATACACGGTATTCCCTTCAATGGAGTGCGACACCGCAAGCGACGGTGACTGGGCGATGACTTCCTGGCTTTGCGCAGTTTCATCCGGCAATTTCTCCGGCGTTCGTTCCTGACAACCGGCAATTCCTACTGCAATCAGCAGCACCAGCACATATCCAAACGCTTTTTTCATAACTCCTGCCCTCCTGTGTAGAACTCTCTTTCACAGGATGGACAGGAGCGTTCGTTTCTAAACGAATGTTTACGTTTTTTATTTTTTTATGGTAATTTTTACGCCATCTGCTACTAGCGATTGGCCTTTAAAGATGACTTTTTCTCCCTCTTTCAAGCCTGTCACCATCGTGCGCTCACTATTCTGCTCGACAATAGTAATCGGTTTACGTACTGGCTTGTCTCCTTGCGCTACATAAACGTACGGCTTGTTCTCTTCCGTTAGAATCGCGCTCGTTGGAACGATAAGACCCTGCTTGGCCGTAGGCGAGGCAACATTCACCTGAATTGCCATGCCGCCTTTGATGTTCCCCTCAGGATTCGGTATCTCCACTGTTACAGGATACCCTTTCGACTGCTGATTCAGCGGACTGATGCTGACAATTTTACCATTTGTTTTGTGTTTCAAGGACGGTATTTCGATTCCAACCGTCTGGTTCATCGCAAACAAACCGATAAGATTTTCCGGCGCATTGATGACAACTTTCATCGGATCTAGATTAGCAAGTACTATAAACGGGTTTTGCGGGGACGAGAAATCCCCTATTTCTCCATTGATCGTGCCTATCGTTCCGGAGATGGGTGCTACAACGACTGCATTATTCAAATTATCGCGCGCGATTCGCAAGTTCAACTCCTCCTGCGCAAGCTGCTTACGTGCCACTTCTATGCTTTCTGATCCACCGGCGTTTTGCACCTGTTTCTTGGCAGTGGCAAGTGCGGACTGCGCGTTCTTACGAGATTCTTCTGCACTGCGCTTCGACGCTTCTGCATTCTTTAATGACACATCCGCTTTCTTCTGCTGGATTTGCGCTTCCTGAATGGCGATTTGGGCATTCTTCAACAATGTCTGTGCCTGTTCAAGATCTTTCTTCGTTGTCGCGCCCTGCTTGAACAACATTTCCATTCGTTCGGCATTCGTTTTTGCATCCTCATATCCCTGCTGGGCTTTTTCCAACTGTGCATTCGCCTGCCCCATATCATTGTATGCATTCGTAATGCTGTTTTGCGCTTGTTCATACGAGCTATTCGCCTGAGCCAATGCACTGTTGGCCTGGTTAACCCCGGACTGCGCAGAATTAACTCCGCTTCTCGTCTGAGCCTGCGTCTGGGCCAGCGAAGCACGAGAGAGCGCCACTTTCTCCTGTGACTGAGCTACCGTATCGCGCAGCTCTTTATCGTCAAGGCGAAACAATACATCGCCCGCGCTCACTTTTTGTCCGACCTTTACCGGAAGCGAGGTCACTTTGGCGCTCACTTTTGGCACAACATTGACCACTTGCGATGGCTGGGTCGTGCCTGTAAGTGTTCGGCCTTTATCAAGCGTTCCCTTGAGAACCGGCTCTACTTCTACTGGTACAGTTTGAGCCTGTACAGGCGCTGCTGCCTCCTGGCTTCCGCCACCGCATCCTGCTACAACGACGCTCGTTGCCACGAGGCCGGCAACCGTCATTCCTATTACTATCTTACGCATTGAACGATTCTCCTCCTGTTTTCTTCTCTCTGCGCTGTCTTCTCTTTTCACGACGTTCCATCCGACGCTTTCTCTTTTTTTGAATTCTATCATCAAATAAAGTATATACGACAGGTACAAGCACAAGGGTAACCAAAGTAGAGAACGTTAGACCGAATGCTACTACAATGGCCATCGGAGCCTGCGCTTCTGATCCTTCCCCGCCACCAAAGGCCAGCGGCAAAATCGCAAGCACAGTGGTGAGTGTCGTCATCAGGATCGGACGCAACCGTACCGGTCCCGCCTTCTTGACCGCTTCATCCCGTTCCATACCTTCCGCACGTAGTGTATTGATATAGTCAATCAATACGATCGCATTGTTTACAACGATACCGACCAGCAAAATGCAACCCATCAACGCCGATACGTTCAGCGAATATCCGGTTACCAGCAAGCCGATAACGACGCCGATAAACGTCGGCGGAATGGAGAACATAATGACAAACGGATAGAACAGTGACTCAAATTGGCTTGCCATAACCATGTATACGAGCGCAATAGCAAGAATAATAGCCATACCCAGACTTGAGAACGATTCGGCCTGAGCTTCCGCCTGACCGCCTTTATCAATAACGTAGCCGTCCGGCAGCTTTAACTGGGCAAGCTTGGCGTCAATCTCCTCGTTAACCACATTCAAAGGTCGGCCTATAAT
Protein-coding sequences here:
- a CDS encoding efflux RND transporter periplasmic adaptor subunit, whose translation is MRKIVIGMTVAGLVATSVVVAGCGGGSQEAAAPVQAQTVPVEVEPVLKGTLDKGRTLTGTTQPSQVVNVVPKVSAKVTSLPVKVGQKVSAGDVLFRLDDKELRDTVAQSQEKVALSRASLAQTQAQTRSGVNSAQSGVNQANSALAQANSSYEQAQNSITNAYNDMGQANAQLEKAQQGYEDAKTNAERMEMLFKQGATTKKDLEQAQTLLKNAQIAIQEAQIQQKKADVSLKNAEASKRSAEESRKNAQSALATAKKQVQNAGGSESIEVARKQLAQEELNLRIARDNLNNAVVVAPISGTIGTINGEIGDFSSPQNPFIVLANLDPMKVVINAPENLIGLFAMNQTVGIEIPSLKHKTNGKIVSISPLNQQSKGYPVTVEIPNPEGNIKGGMAIQVNVASPTAKQGLIVPTSAILTEENKPYVYVAQGDKPVRKPITIVEQNSERTMVTGLKEGEKVIFKGQSLVADGVKITIKK
- a CDS encoding AAA family ATPase, with product MKATGQTTTGNQIKVVFRNEDPRPQSREQIISSRMEKSLERESGALKELENLVGLDEVKKLVYEIYAFLTIRRLREEQGLRNAPHMFHMVFRGNPGTGKTTVARILGKLFKDMGVLEKGHLVEVERADLVGEYIGHTASKTRDIIKKALGGVLFIDEAYSLVRGGEKDFGKECIDTLIKSLEDDRKQLIVILAGYNEEMDSFLASNPGLPSRFPIKLDFPDYTIQQLLDIADTMCKDQVYYLSPEARQLVRKQLTGEREDGSDYFSNARFVRNMIEKAIRQQAIRIVTNHAEHQVNREMLMELKAGDFEKE
- a CDS encoding Nif3-like dinuclear metal center hexameric protein, with protein sequence MATVRDIVKALDDITGGRVQRRPEDVTMGRHPFVVMKSSGIPGKEVIETPGLVYGDPDWPVRRLAVAMTMSEQDIELAQAMEVDAIIAHHPLADAASSGGVTLKHYLDLYGIAALELHEAFHGLHPGIPTLHGHEVHHVNTHFAGLEGNVLYAGTALPEVKTMGDILRRLSDYMGYEQEDKLLKGEQLVYDSPLLKESGHATRAQIVLGDRKSPVHHILHIFPHTGFTAEHLRQAVHLFPHTDTIIASISRMRPGHPLIQTARELGLNMLFGNSHALEIFENGLPLAYALDSLLPEVEVVVFRERVVSMPLHAAGCTAIRTYGKQMALSYLVKKIPV
- a CDS encoding CAP domain-containing protein, with protein sequence MKKIIAASVLCTSLLGASFSVTHAANECPTPKTITFASQNGNLKQADLQNWVNQYLKKCQQAGIKPNLQQIQKPVEEQQKPAPKPAQKPAPTQAQAPVESKPTTEGLTADEKQMFDLVNQERAQQGLAPLKVNMELQKLARLKAKDMIDKNYFSHQSPTYGSPFDMMKRYGVQYRTAGENIAGNSSVQGAHTSLMNSDGHRKNILNSAFTEVGIGIVDGGPYGKMFVQMFKG
- a CDS encoding MBL fold metallo-hydrolase yields the protein MNRVERLKSNVAGDFYVNAACINCDTCRQLAPDIFAEVGRYSAVTRQPKRKEEQRRALYALLACPTGAIGSDDKSDISEAMDAFPLQLTERVYYCGYTSRKSFGASSYFLMHPDGNWLIDAPRYVPAFAKKLEEMGGVRYIFLTHEDDVADAKRYALYFGAERIIHKLEQEAQPDAEHIIEGTEALDWKPGFRIIPVPGHTAGHIVLLHDDTFLFTGDHLSWDRDTGKLDGHKDHCWYSWRRQGESMARLLEEEFEWVLPGHGDRVHLSRERMKEALHMLIKEMKEERL
- a CDS encoding Na-translocating system protein MpsC family protein, translating into MNRTEKSMGDLKQALSREYNQVNKRLFDAGVRKQQVDCIGNKIVFTTLHKRVYAMRTIDGKNRELTRTLDVMLIDEFKQHLRKHFTATFGFSIVSIFKDYDPHTELAATVIILEEDVEVYL